In one Echinicola marina genomic region, the following are encoded:
- a CDS encoding endo-1,4-beta-xylanase: MKSALLKRSFLVGLIFILLSGFSTNDRLGFKEVFIEDFYIGSALSLRNINVDNNKVKQVLSKNFNSISPENLLKWQSVHPRPDTYVFESADRYVELGEQLDMFIIGHTLVWHNQTPSWVFENSNGELLDEKVLNKRMEGHIETVMGRYKGRIHGWDVVNEAFTDDGEYRKSNWYNAIGKDFIKQAFKKAKEVDGGAELYYNDYNLWKPQKIDAVIEMVKEMQAEGVHIDGVGMQGHYGLATPTLAQIEASIKKIADQGLKVMITELDIDVLPNPTNRRGADIDDNFDYEPQYDPLKKGIPEEIKQKLAKRYFELFQLFQKYRTDISRVTFWGIRDQDSWLNNWPIVGRTAYPLVFEKDYAIKEEVIKQIEVLKDQDGVMP, from the coding sequence ATGAAGAGTGCTTTATTGAAAAGGAGTTTTTTAGTCGGTTTAATATTTATTTTATTGAGTGGCTTTAGCACCAATGACCGACTTGGCTTCAAGGAGGTATTTATAGAAGATTTTTATATAGGATCGGCATTGAGTTTACGAAACATTAATGTCGATAATAATAAGGTAAAGCAAGTACTGTCAAAGAACTTTAACAGTATCAGTCCAGAAAATTTATTGAAGTGGCAATCAGTTCACCCAAGACCTGATACCTACGTTTTTGAATCCGCAGATCGTTATGTTGAATTAGGCGAACAGTTGGATATGTTTATCATTGGACATACCCTAGTATGGCATAATCAAACACCTTCTTGGGTATTTGAAAATTCAAATGGAGAATTATTAGATGAAAAAGTCCTTAACAAACGCATGGAAGGACATATTGAAACCGTGATGGGAAGGTATAAGGGAAGGATACATGGCTGGGATGTGGTAAATGAGGCCTTTACCGATGATGGAGAATACCGCAAGTCTAATTGGTATAATGCAATAGGCAAGGACTTTATCAAACAGGCATTCAAGAAAGCCAAGGAAGTGGATGGTGGTGCAGAACTGTATTATAATGATTATAATCTTTGGAAACCTCAGAAGATCGATGCAGTGATAGAGATGGTGAAAGAAATGCAAGCTGAGGGTGTGCATATAGACGGGGTAGGAATGCAGGGACATTACGGACTAGCTACCCCCACATTAGCACAAATAGAAGCATCGATCAAAAAGATTGCCGATCAGGGGTTAAAAGTAATGATTACAGAATTGGATATCGATGTACTGCCTAATCCTACCAACAGGCGTGGTGCTGATATAGATGACAATTTTGATTATGAACCACAATACGATCCATTAAAAAAAGGTATTCCTGAGGAAATCAAACAAAAATTAGCCAAACGATATTTCGAGCTTTTCCAATTATTTCAGAAATATCGAACAGATATAAGCAGGGTGACATTTTGGGGGATTCGAGATCAGGATAGCTGGTTAAATAACTGGCCTATAGTGGGGAGGACGGCATATCCACTGGTTTTTGAAAAAGATTACGCTATCAAGGAAGAAGTAATAAAACAAATAGAAGTGCTTAAAGATCAAGATGGAGTGATGCCTTGA
- a CDS encoding glycoside hydrolase family 43 protein, whose protein sequence is MRYPIFITLVFIAGGIISGCGRGNTEESKKEFTLDTAEAVEFLNPPLIKEIYTADPSAHVFENKIYIYPSHDVESTVEEDDSGAQYNMKDYFVFSLDKANGQVVNHGKVLDVKDVKWAKRQMWAPDAAEKDGKYYLYFPAKDHEDLFRLGVAVSDEPTGPFIPEEAPMKGSFSMDPSVFQDDDGQYYIYWGGIWGGQLQKWRTGKYVSTGNSPYDDEPEDNEPAIAPQVAMLSDDMLQFNEAPRDVVILDEAGNPIKAGDHEKRFFEASWMHKYNGTYYFSYSTGDTHKIVYATGNNPYGPFTYQGVILNPVQGWTNHHSIVEFDGQWYIFYHDTELSNKNYLRNVKMSPLRHLEDGSIELIEPIIEE, encoded by the coding sequence ATGAGATATCCAATATTCATCACACTTGTTTTTATTGCAGGAGGTATTATTTCTGGATGTGGAAGGGGAAATACCGAAGAGTCTAAGAAGGAATTTACTTTAGATACAGCGGAAGCAGTCGAGTTTCTTAATCCCCCTTTGATCAAGGAAATCTATACGGCTGATCCTTCAGCCCATGTTTTTGAGAATAAAATATATATATACCCCTCTCATGATGTGGAATCTACAGTGGAGGAAGATGACTCAGGAGCGCAATACAATATGAAGGATTATTTTGTGTTTTCGTTGGATAAGGCAAACGGGCAAGTAGTTAATCATGGAAAGGTTTTGGATGTCAAGGATGTGAAGTGGGCAAAACGGCAAATGTGGGCTCCAGATGCTGCTGAAAAAGACGGTAAATATTATCTCTATTTTCCGGCAAAAGACCATGAGGATTTATTCAGGTTGGGAGTAGCTGTTTCAGATGAACCAACAGGTCCTTTCATACCAGAGGAAGCACCAATGAAAGGTAGTTTCAGTATGGATCCATCAGTTTTTCAGGATGATGACGGTCAATATTATATCTATTGGGGAGGAATCTGGGGTGGACAGCTTCAAAAATGGAGGACCGGAAAATATGTATCGACAGGGAATAGTCCCTATGATGATGAGCCTGAGGATAACGAGCCAGCTATAGCACCCCAAGTGGCCATGCTAAGCGATGATATGTTGCAATTCAATGAAGCACCAAGAGATGTTGTCATTTTAGATGAAGCTGGAAATCCCATCAAAGCAGGAGATCATGAGAAAAGGTTTTTTGAAGCATCTTGGATGCACAAATATAATGGTACTTATTATTTCTCTTATTCTACCGGAGATACGCATAAGATAGTTTATGCCACTGGAAATAATCCATACGGTCCTTTTACATACCAAGGGGTAATATTGAATCCAGTACAAGGATGGACCAATCATCATTCAATTGTTGAGTTTGACGGGCAGTGGTATATTTTTTATCACGATACAGAACTATCGAATAAAAATTATTTACGGAATGTAAAGATGAGTCCACTTCGTCACTTGGAAGATGGAAGTATAGAACTTATTGAACCGATCATAGAAGAATAG